The Gloeomargarita lithophora Alchichica-D10 genomic sequence TCTTTGTTTGAACGCCGGGATGTGATTGTGGTAGCTTCCATTAGTTGCATTTATGGGTTAGGGATTCCCAGTGAATATCTGAATGCGGCCATCCGTTTAGAGGTGGGATTACTTGCGGATCAATCCCAAGTATTGCGGGCGTTGGTAAGCATCCAATACGAGCGCAACGATGTGGAATTGGGGCGGGGTAAATTCCGGGTGCGGGGGGATATTTTAGAAATTGGCCCCGCCTACGAAGACCGGGTAATTCGGGTGGAATTTTGGGGAGATGAAATTGAAGCCATCCAATTTTTAGACCCGGTGACGGGAACGGTTTTAGAACGGGTTGAGAGCTTGAATATCTACCCCGCCCGCCACTTTGTCACCCCCCAGGATCAACTGGAACAGGCTTGTATCAATATTGAACAAGAATTAGAAACCCAATTGGCTTATTTAGAATCCCAAAATAAACTCCTCGAAGCCCAACGGCTCAAGCAACGTACTCGCTATGATTTAGAGCTTTTGCGTACCGTTGGTTACTGCAATGGGGTAGAGAATTATTCTCGACATTTGGCCGGTCGTGCCCCCGGTTCTCCCTCGGAATGTTTGGTGGATTATTTTCCTGAAGATTGGCTTTTGGTCGTGGATGAATCCCATGTCACCGTACCCCAATTGCGGGGGATGTACGAGGGAGATCAATCCCGCAAACGGGTGTTGATTGAACATGGATTTCGTTTGCCCAGTGCCGCCGATAATCGTCCCCTCAAAGCCGCTGAGTTTTGGCAAAAAGTCAAACAATGTGTGTTCGTATCTGCCACGCCGGGGGAATGGGAGTTAGGAATTTCCCAACAAGTAGTGGAATTGATTATCCGTCCCACGGGGGTTTTAGACCCGGAAATTGATGTGCGCCCCACCACCAATCAAGTGGAGGATTTAACCGGGGAAATTCACCAACGGGTACAACGGGGCGAAAAGGTTTTAGTAACCACCTTAACCAAACGTATGGCGGAGGATTTGACCAGTTATTTCCAAGAGCATCACCTGCGGGTGAATTATCTCCACTCGGAAATTGATGCCATCGGTCGAATTGAAATTTTACAGGGATTGCGATCTAATACCTGTGACGTGATTGTGGGGGTGAATTTGTTGCGGGAAGGATTGGATTTACCAGAAGTTTCGTTGGTGGCGATTTTAGATGCGGACAAAGAGGGATTTTTGCGCTCAGAACGGTCATTGATTCAAACCATTGGGCGGGCGGCTCGGCACATTCACGGGCAGGCAATTTTGTACGCCGATTTAATCACTGAAAGTATGGAGCGAGCCATCCAAGAAACCCAACGTCGTCGCCAAAAACAGATGGCCTATAACCAAGAACATGGCATCACCCCACAACCCATTCGCCGTCAAGCGGCCAACCGCATTTTACAAACCTTAGAATTCTCCCGGCGGGTACAAGCCAAAGAAACCCCTGGCACCTACGAAGCATCTCCCATTCCCGCCAGTGAATTACCGGGGTTAATCCAGGAATTAGAACAACAAATGCAAACGGCGGCGCAGAGTTTAGAATTTGAACAGGCGGCGCATTATCGGGATCAAATTCAAAAATTGAAGCAACAGTTCACCGCCCCAGAACGATGACCTATTGCTTGGGAATTTTAACCCAATGGGGCTTGGTTATGGCCGCCGATTCCCGTACCAATGCGGGGGTTGATTATATTTCCACCTATCGCAAATTGTTTAACTTTTCCGTACCAGGAGAACGGGTTATTTTGGTCTGTACTTCTGGGAATTTAGCCATAACCCAGGCGGTGGTCACCCAACTGCGGCAGGATATTCATCAACAGCATTCAGAAAATCTGCATACTCTGGATTCTCTCTATGAAATAACTACCTATATCGGCAAGAAAATTCGTCAATTGCAGGAGGAAAATCGCCCCTGGTTAGAGAAAGACCACATTGATTTTCAATGTAATTTATTACTCGGAGGACAAATTCAAGAGAATGAGCCAGAATTATTTTTAGTTTATCCCCAAGGAAACTGCATTCATGCCACCCCGGAAACGCCCTTTTTACAAATTGGCGAAACCAAGTATGGCAAGCCGATCCTAGACCGGACATTAACCTATCATACTTCCCTGGAAGCATCGGCTAAATGCGCCTTATTGTCTATTGATTCCACCATGAAATCGAATATTTCCGTTGGGCCACCGATTCATTTAGTCCGCTATGAACGGGATAGTTTTCAACTCAATCACTGGCTGGAATTACGCTTGGGTGACCCGTATTTATTGCAAATGCGTCGCTCCTGGGAACAGTCTTTGAAACAGGCGTTTGCCCAGATGCCTGACCCCCAATGGCAGGGGGGGTCTAGTGAGGTTTTAGGCCGGAACTAGCCTGGAAATTGAACTATGTCTTGAAAAGCGGTCACAGCGGTACTGCTCCCGTCCCCGATTCTCCAGAGTACCTGTTTACCCATTCCTTGAGATTGCGATATAGTTAAGTTATGGACTCTGTTAAGCCAATTCAATGGGTAGGGACTTCTCTTGAAGACTTAAAAAACTTCCCAGAAAAGTTTAAATTGGAGATTGGTTATGCTTTGTACTTAGCTCAATGTGGAGAAAAACATCCCTCCACAAAGCCAATGAAAGGATTTAAGGGGGCTGGGGTGCTAGAAATTGTTGAAAGTCATGATGGTGATGCTTATCGAGCCATTTATACGGTAAAATTTTCATCTATTATTTATGTCTTACACACATTTCAGAAAAAATCTAAACAAGGTATTGCGACATCTAAACAAGATATAGAATTAATTGAAGCGAGACTAAAACGGGCAAAAGAACATTATTTAATTCACTTCAGTAGTTAGGAGATAAAACCATGAATGAGGAAATAAACGTACAATCAGGCACTGGAAATGTATTTGCCGATCTAGGACTGGAAAATGCTGATGAATTACTGAGAAAAGCGGAGCTAATGCGCCAGATCAATGTACTAACCGAACAAATAGGAACAATCAATTTGGATCAAATTAGAACGAATTTACAAATCGATTTATTTCCATTACAATCGCAAAACTTATCCGAATTGTCTATTGCCCAGCTTTCTCATTGTTTCGCTTGTTTAAGTAATTATGTAAAAATAGAAAATAATAGAAAAAGTATTGAGATCGAAATATAAACAATGTTAAAGATACCTCTATTTATTTGAACTAACAAAAAACCTATCGCCGGAAGGCAGATACTCTGGACAACTATACACCGCAGGTGCTTCTTTGCCGGGGATGTGCCCCCCTGCGACCAGTTTGTAGCGATGTCCCAGTAAAATACGTTATAAAATATGCTGTTGACTCAAGAATTTTTAACTCTAATTTTAGGACAGCATATAGCCTTAGTTATCTTTGGGGCGGCCATATTAGATTATCTCATCGGTGACCCTCCCCAGTGGCTCCATCCGGTGCAGGTTATGGGCTGGGGAATTAGCAATTATTGCCGGTGGATTTGGGCAAGAAATTTGGGGACAAGGGGTGAAAAAATCGCTGGCATTGCCTTGGTTTTAATCACCCTAAGTATCACTTGTACTACCGTTTGGGGTTTGATTTTTTTGACGCGGTTATGGCATTTTCAATTGGCAATTGTTGTGCAAATGGGGATGTTGGCAAGCTGTTTGGCAGGACGGAGTTTACACCGGGCGGCGATGGAAGTATTAGTACCCTTAGAAGTGGGAAATTTACCCACAGCCCGTCAAGTTCTCAGTCAATATGTAGGGCGGGATACGGAACATTTAGAAACTGAAGAAATCCTGCGGGCGGTGCTGGAAACCGTGAGCGAAAATGCCACCGATGGGGTGATGGCACCCCTGTTTTATGCGCTACTGGGAGGAATGGTGGGACAATCTCCTGCGGTGTGGGCATTTGGCTATAAAGCTGTAAGTACATTGGATTCGATGGTCGGCTATCGCACCCCCCGCTACGCGCACCTGG encodes the following:
- the uvrB gene encoding excinuclease ABC subunit UvrB, with the protein product MTAEFRVQAPFVPTGDQPRAIQQMVQSLRAGHPQQTLLGATGTGKTFVIANVIEQIGRSTLVLAHNKTLAAQLCNELREFFPDNAVEYFISYYDYYQPEAYIPVTDTYIAKSASINDEIDMLRHSATRSLFERRDVIVVASISCIYGLGIPSEYLNAAIRLEVGLLADQSQVLRALVSIQYERNDVELGRGKFRVRGDILEIGPAYEDRVIRVEFWGDEIEAIQFLDPVTGTVLERVESLNIYPARHFVTPQDQLEQACINIEQELETQLAYLESQNKLLEAQRLKQRTRYDLELLRTVGYCNGVENYSRHLAGRAPGSPSECLVDYFPEDWLLVVDESHVTVPQLRGMYEGDQSRKRVLIEHGFRLPSAADNRPLKAAEFWQKVKQCVFVSATPGEWELGISQQVVELIIRPTGVLDPEIDVRPTTNQVEDLTGEIHQRVQRGEKVLVTTLTKRMAEDLTSYFQEHHLRVNYLHSEIDAIGRIEILQGLRSNTCDVIVGVNLLREGLDLPEVSLVAILDADKEGFLRSERSLIQTIGRAARHIHGQAILYADLITESMERAIQETQRRRQKQMAYNQEHGITPQPIRRQAANRILQTLEFSRRVQAKETPGTYEASPIPASELPGLIQELEQQMQTAAQSLEFEQAAHYRDQIQKLKQQFTAPER
- a CDS encoding proteasome-type protease yields the protein MTYCLGILTQWGLVMAADSRTNAGVDYISTYRKLFNFSVPGERVILVCTSGNLAITQAVVTQLRQDIHQQHSENLHTLDSLYEITTYIGKKIRQLQEENRPWLEKDHIDFQCNLLLGGQIQENEPELFLVYPQGNCIHATPETPFLQIGETKYGKPILDRTLTYHTSLEASAKCALLSIDSTMKSNISVGPPIHLVRYERDSFQLNHWLELRLGDPYLLQMRRSWEQSLKQAFAQMPDPQWQGGSSEVLGRN
- a CDS encoding type II toxin-antitoxin system RelE/ParE family toxin, with product MDSVKPIQWVGTSLEDLKNFPEKFKLEIGYALYLAQCGEKHPSTKPMKGFKGAGVLEIVESHDGDAYRAIYTVKFSSIIYVLHTFQKKSKQGIATSKQDIELIEARLKRAKEHYLIHFSS
- a CDS encoding helix-turn-helix domain-containing protein encodes the protein MNEEINVQSGTGNVFADLGLENADELLRKAELMRQINVLTEQIGTINLDQIRTNLQIDLFPLQSQNLSELSIAQLSHCFACLSNYVKIENNRKSIEIEI
- the cbiB gene encoding adenosylcobinamide-phosphate synthase CbiB → MLLTQEFLTLILGQHIALVIFGAAILDYLIGDPPQWLHPVQVMGWGISNYCRWIWARNLGTRGEKIAGIALVLITLSITCTTVWGLIFLTRLWHFQLAIVVQMGMLASCLAGRSLHRAAMEVLVPLEVGNLPTARQVLSQYVGRDTEHLETEEILRAVLETVSENATDGVMAPLFYALLGGMVGQSPAVWAFGYKAVSTLDSMVGYRTPRYAHLGWASAHLDDVLTWLPCRLVVFTIGLLSGKPLYVWRICRRDAPFDSSPNSGWSECCYAAALGVQLGGLNIYRGVAKMKPKLGESHREITPSVIQRALNLTRAGFLLWLLLGLLLLGILPG